A segment of the Ignavibacteriota bacterium genome:
CTTCAGTGCGTCTCCGCTTGCAATCGCTTCGAATCCTTTATCGAATTCTTCGAGCGGAAATTGATGCGACACGAATCCTGCTTTCACAAATCGTTTCGCTAATCCTTTTTTCAGAATATCAGTCATCATATCCCACGTTGACCAAACGCGGCGGCCGATAACGCCATGAATCGTTCGTCCGGGGAAAATCATATGCTTGGCAAAATCAAGCGGCATCGTTCCGTTCGTGATTCCAAGCAACGACAATTCTCCGCCCATGCGAAGAATGTTGAATGCATCTTCGTAGGCGTGATAACTGCCTGACATTTCAAGCACTGCATCAACTCCGGCGCCATGATTTTGCGACTTTGCAAATTTGTAGAACTCCTGTTTCTCATCATGAAGAGAAACATCGAAACATTCATCGGCGCCGAGCAAACGCGCCATCTTGAATTTTCGTGCCTCTAATTTCTCGTGCGTGTTCTCTCCGTGCGAAGCATCAGTAACGATAATTTTTTTCGCACCGGCGCCTTTTGCAATCGCAACGGACATCAAACCAATCACACCGAGACCAAGTACGGCAACAACTTTTCCTTTGATGGATGATAATGATTGTACTGTGTGTGTCGCATTTCCAATAGCATCCATGAACGCAACAATCTCTTCCGGTATTTCTCCGTTCTTGAAAATGATGACATTCTCGGATGGGAGGACAACATATTCGGCAAACGCACCGTCGCCATGCAAACCGCGAATAACCGTGTTCGTGCAGACATGGTACTCGCCGAGTTTGCATTGAGCGCACTCGCCGCAGGTAATGTGCATCTCTGCTGTTGCAATAAAATTCTCGCTGATGTAATTGACGAGTGATTTATCTTTTGCAATCTGTGCGGCAGTTCTGTTTTTAATAAACTTTTTAATTTCCTTGTATACGCGTGATTTATGAATCAACAACTGCGCAAGCCGGAGTTTCGCTTTCGGTCCTGCGTCGGTGATTCGCCCACAGAATTCATGACCGATTGTTACGTCAGGCGTTTTCAAGCCGGACATATTATTCTTG
Coding sequences within it:
- a CDS encoding alcohol dehydrogenase catalytic domain-containing protein is translated as MKAVVKPKPQLYRAWQHGLQLTEKEIPVVIQSNDVQFKVVAGGICGTDVGIYNSKDSLKNNMSGLKTPDVTIGHEFCGRITDAGPKAKLRLAQLLIHKSRVYKEIKKFIKNRTAAQIAKDKSLVNYISENFIATAEMHITCGECAQCKLGEYHVCTNTVIRGLHGDGAFAEYVVLPSENVIIFKNGEIPEEIVAFMDAIGNATHTVQSLSSIKGKVVAVLGLGVIGLMSVAIAKGAGAKKIIVTDASHGENTHEKLEARKFKMARLLGADECFDVSLHDEKQEFYKFAKSQNHGAGVDAVLEMSGSYHAYEDAFNILRMGGELSLLGITNGTMPLDFAKHMIFPGRTIHGVIGRRVWSTWDMMTDILKKGLAKRFVKAGFVSHQFPLEEFDKGFEAIASGDALKVLLRP